In one window of Hymenobacter nivis DNA:
- the panB gene encoding 3-methyl-2-oxobutanoate hydroxymethyltransferase produces the protein MSQHKEIKLVTTHQMLAMKQRGEKISMLTAYDYSMGQILDGAGIDVLLVGDSASNVMAGHETTLPITLDQMIYHAQSVVRGVKRAFVVVDLPFGSYQGNSSEALRSAIRIMKEGGGHGVKLEGGAEIKDSITRILTAGIPVMGHLGLTPQSIYKFGTYSVRAKEDDEAQKLLEDARLLQEIGCFALVLEKIPAALAKRVAEELTIPVIGIGAGPDVDGQVLVVHDLLGITKEFQPRFLRRYAELHDVMTEAVQHYIADVKSRDFPSKEEGY, from the coding sequence ATGTCGCAGCACAAAGAAATCAAGCTCGTCACCACCCACCAGATGCTGGCCATGAAGCAGCGCGGAGAGAAAATCTCCATGCTCACGGCCTACGACTACTCAATGGGCCAGATTCTGGACGGGGCCGGCATCGACGTGCTGCTCGTGGGCGACTCGGCCTCCAACGTGATGGCCGGCCACGAAACCACCCTGCCCATCACCCTCGACCAGATGATTTACCACGCCCAGAGCGTGGTGCGCGGCGTAAAGCGCGCCTTCGTGGTCGTCGATTTGCCGTTTGGCTCCTACCAGGGCAACAGCTCGGAGGCCCTGCGCTCGGCCATCCGCATCATGAAGGAAGGCGGCGGCCACGGCGTGAAGCTCGAAGGCGGCGCCGAAATCAAGGATTCCATCACCCGCATCCTCACCGCTGGCATCCCCGTCATGGGCCACCTCGGCCTCACGCCCCAAAGCATCTACAAGTTCGGCACCTACTCGGTGCGCGCCAAGGAAGACGACGAGGCCCAGAAGCTGCTCGAAGATGCCCGCCTGCTCCAGGAAATCGGCTGCTTCGCGCTGGTGCTCGAAAAAATCCCCGCCGCCCTGGCCAAGCGCGTGGCCGAGGAGCTGACCATCCCCGTCATCGGCATCGGCGCGGGCCCCGACGTGGACGGCCAGGTGCTGGTGGTGCACGACCTCCTGGGCATCACCAAGGAGTTCCAGCCCCGCTTCCTGCGCCGCTACGCCGAGCTGCACGATGTGATGACCGAAGCCGTGCAGCACTACATCGCCGATGTGAAGAGCCGCGACTTCCCCAGCAAGGAGGAAGGCTACTAG
- a CDS encoding RluA family pseudouridine synthase, whose translation MNRPNIWSEGREILFEDNHLLVINKPAGLLVQGDATGDEPLSKKAAEYLKFKYKKPGEAFVGVCHRIDRPVSGIVVLAKTSKALSRLNEMFRDSLMTKTYWALTGRPPVPESGTLVHWLVKDTIRNVTKAYPEKHTQGLRSELRYELLGPAANRFLLKINPVTGRPHQIRTQLATGLGTPIIGDVKYGYIAPLPDVSIALHARQLQLQHPVTKEAMTFVAPLPDAPHWDPARELFC comes from the coding sequence GTGAACCGTCCCAACATTTGGTCCGAAGGCAGAGAAATTCTGTTTGAAGACAACCACCTCCTCGTCATCAACAAGCCCGCCGGCCTGCTCGTGCAGGGCGACGCCACCGGCGACGAGCCCCTTTCCAAAAAAGCCGCCGAGTACCTGAAATTCAAGTACAAGAAGCCCGGCGAGGCTTTTGTGGGCGTGTGCCACCGCATCGACCGGCCCGTGAGCGGCATCGTGGTGCTGGCCAAAACCAGCAAGGCCCTGAGCCGCCTGAACGAGATGTTCCGCGACTCGCTGATGACCAAAACCTACTGGGCCCTCACCGGCAGGCCGCCTGTACCCGAAAGCGGCACGCTGGTGCACTGGCTGGTGAAGGACACGATTCGCAACGTGACCAAGGCCTACCCCGAAAAGCACACCCAGGGCCTACGCTCCGAGCTGCGCTACGAGCTGCTGGGCCCCGCCGCCAACCGCTTTCTGCTGAAAATAAACCCCGTCACGGGCCGCCCCCACCAGATTCGGACGCAGCTGGCCACCGGCCTGGGCACGCCCATCATCGGCGACGTGAAGTACGGCTACATTGCCCCGCTGCCCGACGTGAGCATTGCCCTGCACGCCCGCCAGCTCCAGCTCCAGCACCCCGTCACGAAAGAAGCCATGACCTTCGTGGCGCCCCTGCCCGACGCCCCGCACTGGGACCCGGCCCGCGAGCTATTCTGCTAA
- a CDS encoding acyl-CoA desaturase, producing the protein MAILVFFVAHYYLSLFTQTFYLHRYAAHKMFTMNKFWEKFFFLFTYICQGSSFLSPRAYALLHRMHHAYSDTALDPHSPHFSNNAFDMMWKTKNIYNDVVHNKHEEAKRFDGDIPEWKSLEAFGGTVYSRLGWGTAYALFYINFATAWWQYLLLPIHFLMGPIHGAIVNWGGHKYGYQNFDNHDKSKNTLALDFLAFGELFQNNHHKLPMRVNFGVKWWELDPTYSVIWTLDKARIIKIKRKNVQPKQRTKKMAVSA; encoded by the coding sequence ATGGCCATCCTCGTTTTCTTCGTTGCCCATTACTACTTATCGCTGTTCACGCAAACGTTCTACCTGCACCGCTACGCGGCGCACAAGATGTTTACAATGAATAAGTTCTGGGAGAAATTCTTCTTCCTGTTCACCTACATCTGCCAGGGCAGCAGCTTCCTCTCACCGCGGGCCTATGCCCTGCTGCACCGCATGCACCACGCCTACTCCGACACGGCGCTGGACCCGCATTCGCCGCACTTCTCGAACAACGCGTTCGACATGATGTGGAAAACCAAGAACATCTATAACGACGTGGTGCACAACAAGCACGAGGAAGCCAAACGCTTCGATGGCGACATTCCGGAGTGGAAGTCGCTGGAGGCGTTCGGCGGCACGGTGTACTCGCGCCTGGGCTGGGGCACGGCCTACGCGCTGTTCTACATCAACTTCGCCACGGCGTGGTGGCAGTACCTGCTCCTCCCGATTCACTTCCTGATGGGCCCCATCCACGGCGCCATCGTGAACTGGGGCGGCCACAAGTATGGCTACCAGAACTTCGACAACCACGACAAGAGCAAGAACACCCTGGCCCTGGACTTCCTGGCCTTCGGCGAGCTGTTCCAAAACAACCACCACAAGCTGCCGATGCGCGTGAACTTCGGCGTGAAGTGGTGGGAGCTGGACCCCACCTACTCGGTCATCTGGACTCTGGACAAGGCCCGCATTATCAAAATCAAGCGCAAAAACGTGCAGCCCAAGCAGCGCACCAAGAAAATGGCCGTTTCGGCATAG
- a CDS encoding 30S ribosomal protein S16: MAVKIRLARRGRKKAATYDIVVADARSPRDGRFIEKLGTYNPNTNPATINYDADRAFYWMMTGAQPTDTVRAMLSYRGVLYRRHLQLGVDKGALTQDVADQRFADWKTDKDTRIEGKRTGLVDAKSDARTAALAAETKVKEARSEAQRQKQAAALAAAAPAPAPAAETETTETAEVSAEDAA; the protein is encoded by the coding sequence ATGGCAGTTAAAATCCGCCTCGCCCGCCGTGGCCGTAAAAAAGCCGCGACTTACGACATCGTAGTAGCCGACGCCCGCTCGCCCCGCGACGGCCGTTTCATCGAGAAACTCGGTACCTACAACCCCAACACCAACCCCGCTACCATCAACTACGACGCCGACCGCGCGTTTTACTGGATGATGACCGGCGCCCAGCCCACCGATACGGTGCGCGCCATGCTCTCGTACCGCGGCGTGCTCTACCGCCGCCACCTGCAGCTGGGTGTCGACAAAGGCGCCCTCACCCAGGACGTGGCCGACCAGCGCTTCGCTGATTGGAAAACCGATAAGGACACCCGCATCGAAGGTAAGCGCACCGGCTTAGTAGACGCCAAATCGGACGCCCGCACCGCTGCCCTGGCCGCCGAAACCAAGGTGAAAGAGGCCCGCAGTGAAGCCCAGCGCCAGAAGCAAGCCGCCGCCCTGGCCGCTGCTGCCCCGGCCCCGGCTCCCGCCGCCGAAACCGAGACGACCGAAACCGCCGAGGTATCGGCCGAGGACGCCGCGTAG
- the rimM gene encoding ribosome maturation factor RimM (Essential for efficient processing of 16S rRNA): protein MLFDETYQLGKIIKPHGLRGFVAADFDVDDTTAYQKLKTVYLALPGAPTKLVAHAVEKVQPQSGTRVLLKLQGIERIEEAEPLRNATLHLPLEALPALDDDQFYYHDVIGFTVIDEALGELGVVENFYELPQQDMLAMRYQDHEVLVPVVDAIVLRADMTARQVFVRLPDGLLDIYLAPTTRQQDEADEPV, encoded by the coding sequence ATGCTTTTCGACGAAACTTATCAGCTCGGCAAAATCATCAAGCCCCACGGCCTGCGCGGCTTCGTGGCCGCCGACTTTGACGTGGACGACACCACTGCCTACCAAAAGCTCAAAACCGTGTACCTGGCCCTGCCCGGGGCCCCCACCAAGCTCGTGGCCCACGCTGTGGAGAAGGTGCAGCCCCAGTCCGGTACCCGCGTGCTGCTCAAGCTCCAGGGTATCGAGCGCATCGAGGAGGCCGAGCCGCTGCGCAACGCCACGCTGCACCTGCCCCTAGAGGCCCTGCCCGCCCTCGACGACGACCAGTTTTACTACCACGACGTCATCGGCTTCACCGTCATCGACGAAGCACTGGGCGAGTTGGGCGTAGTCGAGAACTTCTACGAGCTGCCCCAGCAAGATATGCTGGCCATGCGCTACCAGGACCACGAGGTGCTGGTGCCCGTGGTGGACGCAATCGTGCTGCGAGCCGACATGACTGCCCGCCAGGTATTTGTGCGCCTACCCGATGGCTTGCTCGACATTTACCTCGCCCCCACGACCCGCCAGCAGGACGAGGCCGACGAACCCGTCTAG
- the trmD gene encoding tRNA (guanosine(37)-N1)-methyltransferase TrmD: protein MRIDIITCQPELLASPFAHSIVKRAQDKGLAEIYVHDLRQHAINKHGQIDDYVFGGGAGMVLRVEPIAAWLDELLAQRAYDAVIYLTPDGETLRQPLANRLSLLTNVILLCGHYKGIDERLRAAYITHEISVGDYVLSGGELGAAVLVDAVVRLLPGVLGNEESALSDSFQDDLLAPPVYTRPAEWRGQAVPAILLSGNTPLIEEWRHAQALARTQARRPDLLNGFEEK, encoded by the coding sequence ATGCGCATCGACATCATCACCTGCCAGCCCGAGCTGCTGGCCAGCCCCTTCGCTCACTCCATTGTGAAGCGGGCCCAGGACAAGGGCCTGGCCGAAATCTACGTGCATGACCTGCGCCAGCACGCCATCAACAAGCACGGGCAGATTGACGACTACGTGTTTGGCGGCGGGGCCGGCATGGTGCTGCGCGTGGAGCCCATTGCGGCCTGGCTGGACGAGCTGCTGGCCCAGCGGGCCTACGACGCCGTGATTTACCTCACGCCTGACGGCGAAACCCTGCGCCAGCCGCTGGCCAACCGCCTCTCGCTGCTCACCAACGTCATCCTGCTCTGCGGCCACTACAAGGGTATCGACGAGCGCCTGCGGGCCGCCTACATCACCCACGAAATCAGCGTGGGCGACTACGTGCTGAGCGGCGGCGAGCTGGGGGCCGCCGTGCTGGTCGATGCTGTGGTGCGGCTGCTGCCCGGCGTGCTGGGCAACGAAGAGTCAGCCTTATCGGACTCTTTTCAGGACGATTTGCTGGCCCCGCCCGTGTACACGCGACCGGCCGAGTGGCGCGGCCAGGCAGTGCCCGCCATCCTGCTATCGGGCAACACACCGCTCATTGAAGAGTGGCGCCACGCCCAGGCCCTGGCCCGCACCCAGGCCCGCCGGCCCGATTTATTGAATGGTTTTGAGGAAAAATAG
- the rplS gene encoding 50S ribosomal protein L19, producing MSVLLDFINAEAQERRASFPLFAAGDTVNVHVKIREGNKERIQQFQGVVLQRRNPSSNGETFTVRKISNQIGTERIFPLLSPNIDKIEVIRRGKVRRARLFYLRGLSGKQARIKERRLNAPKPAAAA from the coding sequence ATGAGCGTACTACTCGACTTTATTAATGCCGAAGCGCAGGAGCGCCGCGCCAGCTTCCCGCTCTTCGCCGCCGGCGACACCGTGAACGTGCACGTAAAAATCCGCGAGGGCAACAAGGAGCGCATCCAGCAGTTCCAGGGCGTGGTGCTCCAGCGCCGCAACCCAAGCTCGAACGGCGAAACCTTCACCGTGCGCAAGATCTCAAACCAGATCGGTACCGAGCGGATTTTCCCCCTGCTCTCGCCCAACATCGACAAAATTGAGGTGATCCGCCGCGGCAAGGTGCGCCGCGCCCGCCTGTTCTACCTGCGTGGCCTCTCGGGCAAGCAAGCCCGCATCAAAGAGCGTCGCTTGAACGCTCCCAAGCCCGCGGCCGCCGCTTAA
- a CDS encoding 6-pyruvoyl trahydropterin synthase family protein has product MSVTVCRVEHFNAAHRLHNPAWDDAQNQRVFGPCNNPNYHGHNYNLVVRLTGAVDPDTGYVYDMKRLSDLIKREVLDRYDHRNLNLDVEEFRTLNPTAEHIAVAIWQRLRPHLAAELALSVTLHETERNFVEYHG; this is encoded by the coding sequence ATGTCCGTAACCGTCTGCCGCGTCGAACACTTTAATGCCGCCCACCGCCTCCACAACCCCGCCTGGGACGACGCCCAGAACCAGCGCGTGTTCGGGCCTTGCAACAACCCCAACTACCACGGCCACAACTACAACCTGGTGGTACGCCTCACCGGCGCTGTGGACCCCGATACGGGCTACGTGTACGACATGAAGCGGCTGAGTGACCTTATCAAGCGCGAGGTGCTCGACCGCTACGACCACCGCAACCTCAACCTGGACGTGGAGGAGTTCCGCACCCTGAACCCCACGGCCGAGCACATCGCCGTGGCCATCTGGCAACGCCTGCGCCCGCACCTGGCGGCCGAGCTGGCGCTGTCGGTCACGCTCCATGAGACGGAGCGCAACTTTGTTGAATACCATGGATAA
- the folE gene encoding GTP cyclohydrolase I FolE encodes MDNDSGARPAPDAHLPAGLRTPLRPDAFDASDETKITAIAGHFAAIMRELGLDLTDDSLAGTPRRVAKMYVQEWFRGLNPAHRPDVKLFENRYQYHQLLVERDITLFSCCEHHFVPIMGKAHVAYLPADNVVGLSKLNRVVQHYARRPQVQERLTRQITAELQQSLGTPDVAVLIEADHLCVMSRGVNDTSSSTLTSEYGGRFATDAALRTEFLRQIGK; translated from the coding sequence ATGGATAATGACTCCGGGGCCCGCCCCGCCCCCGACGCGCACCTGCCCGCTGGCCTGCGCACCCCTTTGCGGCCCGACGCCTTTGACGCGTCGGACGAAACCAAGATTACGGCCATCGCGGGCCACTTCGCGGCCATCATGCGGGAGCTAGGCCTCGACCTAACCGATGACAGCCTGGCTGGCACCCCGCGCCGGGTGGCCAAAATGTACGTGCAGGAGTGGTTCCGGGGCCTCAACCCCGCCCACCGGCCCGACGTGAAGCTGTTTGAGAACCGCTACCAGTACCACCAGCTGCTGGTGGAGCGCGACATTACGCTGTTTTCGTGCTGCGAGCACCACTTCGTGCCCATCATGGGCAAGGCCCACGTGGCCTACCTGCCGGCCGACAACGTGGTGGGCCTCAGCAAGCTCAACCGCGTGGTGCAGCACTACGCCCGCCGCCCGCAGGTGCAGGAGCGCCTCACCCGCCAGATTACTGCGGAGCTGCAGCAGAGTCTGGGCACGCCCGACGTGGCCGTGCTCATCGAGGCCGACCACCTGTGCGTGATGAGCCGCGGCGTGAACGACACCAGCAGCTCGACGCTCACCAGCGAGTACGGCGGCCGCTTTGCCACCGACGCGGCGCTGCGCACCGAGTTTCTGCGGCAAATCGGGAAGTAG
- a CDS encoding TIGR01777 family oxidoreductase, which yields MKVLITGGTGLVGTRLSQLLTEAGHEVALLSREANNVGPYKTFVWAPSAGTIDPAAVPFADAVVNLAGANVGEGRWTEARKKELAASRLDSLALLHRELAKPGHHVQAVLSASAIGYYGNTGDQLDTESTPPAHDFLAELTQRWEQAAAPIAALDIRLVTPRIGVVLSTKGGALVPLAATVKRGLGAPLGTGQQYLSWIHLDDLCHLFMAILADDAWQGPYNAVAPYPATNEAFTEVLAEVLHRPLLLPKVPGFALKLLLGEQSEIVLAGQRVSAEKVMAQGFEFDYPVLRGALKKLYSS from the coding sequence ATGAAAGTCCTCATCACCGGCGGCACGGGCCTCGTGGGCACCCGCCTGTCCCAATTGCTCACCGAGGCCGGCCACGAAGTGGCCCTGCTCAGCCGCGAGGCCAACAACGTGGGGCCCTACAAAACGTTCGTGTGGGCCCCTAGCGCAGGCACCATCGATCCGGCCGCCGTACCCTTTGCCGACGCGGTGGTGAACCTGGCCGGGGCCAACGTGGGCGAAGGCCGCTGGACCGAAGCCCGCAAAAAAGAGCTTGCGGCCAGCCGCCTCGACAGCCTGGCCCTACTGCACCGCGAGCTGGCTAAGCCCGGCCACCACGTGCAAGCCGTCCTCTCAGCGTCGGCCATCGGCTACTACGGCAACACCGGCGACCAATTGGATACCGAGAGTACGCCCCCGGCGCACGATTTCCTGGCCGAGCTGACCCAGCGCTGGGAGCAAGCCGCCGCTCCCATCGCGGCGCTGGACATCCGGCTCGTCACGCCGCGCATCGGCGTAGTGCTCAGCACCAAAGGTGGGGCCCTGGTGCCACTGGCCGCCACCGTTAAGCGGGGCTTGGGGGCCCCCCTGGGTACCGGCCAGCAGTACCTGTCCTGGATTCACCTCGATGACCTGTGCCACCTTTTCATGGCCATACTGGCCGACGATGCCTGGCAGGGCCCCTACAACGCTGTGGCCCCCTACCCCGCTACCAACGAGGCCTTTACCGAAGTGCTGGCCGAAGTGCTGCACCGCCCGCTGCTGCTGCCCAAAGTACCCGGCTTCGCCCTCAAGCTGCTGCTAGGCGAGCAGAGCGAAATCGTGCTGGCCGGCCAGCGCGTGAGCGCCGAAAAGGTGATGGCACAGGGGTTTGAATTTGATTACCCGGTGCTGCGCGGGGCCCTGAAGAAGCTGTATTCCAGCTAG
- a CDS encoding DUF2625 domain-containing protein — protein MNSRFLPVLLFYTAIFGARGQTAKMRSLPELINEQDPGWTLVSKWIAEAKNPVQILPKTASRADSALLAAQVTMRSPLGAIIYETGGVLIDNGWLRILGSGSPSLNRDIMGWNTGKNDGFLLVADDAVGGFFAINAGAFGSESIGKVFYLSPDNLEWEPTDKSYSDFLIFCFSGNLEKFYLDARWKDWAKDVRQLSGMQGIACYPYLFTKEGGDIDKVTRKTVPIAELWTFQNQMRQQLNIH, from the coding sequence ATGAACAGTAGGTTTTTACCCGTTTTACTGTTTTATACAGCCATTTTCGGGGCGCGGGGCCAAACTGCGAAAATGCGTTCATTACCAGAATTGATTAATGAGCAAGACCCGGGCTGGACGCTGGTTAGCAAATGGATTGCGGAGGCAAAGAATCCCGTTCAGATCCTTCCAAAAACAGCATCCAGGGCCGATAGTGCATTGCTGGCAGCTCAAGTTACCATGAGGTCGCCCTTGGGGGCTATCATCTACGAGACAGGTGGTGTGCTTATCGATAATGGCTGGCTGCGGATTCTTGGGTCTGGGTCACCAAGCCTTAACAGGGATATTATGGGCTGGAATACCGGCAAAAACGATGGTTTTCTACTTGTAGCCGACGACGCAGTCGGTGGTTTTTTTGCTATCAACGCGGGCGCATTTGGATCAGAGTCCATAGGAAAAGTTTTTTATCTTTCCCCTGATAACTTGGAATGGGAGCCAACTGATAAATCTTATTCGGATTTCCTAATCTTCTGCTTTTCTGGTAACCTCGAGAAATTCTACCTAGACGCGCGCTGGAAGGATTGGGCCAAAGATGTAAGGCAGTTAAGTGGAATGCAGGGAATAGCCTGTTACCCGTACTTATTCACGAAAGAAGGAGGCGACATTGATAAGGTTACCCGCAAAACGGTACCAATTGCTGAACTTTGGACGTTTCAAAACCAAATGCGTCAGCAACTTAATATTCATTAG
- a CDS encoding transglycosylase domain-containing protein, producing MAVPSPPIPSASPARVPIPSGRWPRRLVRWAWALFGLSLVLFLVYPILVSTNFLFLFGKSPSLAELESPKVEQASELFTSDGVLMGRYFRENRSPVPLSKISPVLIKALVATEDVRFYEHAGIDGPALLGALAAAVRGEKRGGSTLTQQLAKNLYKTRRGETRGGLGHVPGLSTLISKTKEWLTAVELERRYTKQEILRMYLNTVEYGSNAYGIKVAAKTYFNTSPDSLSVVQAAMLVGVLNNPTAYNPRFHPEAARRRRNVVLERMGQAGILKASEVGPLQAQPVALDYHVERHIDGPDNYFRGAIGQLVTKWCDDHDLDLYRDGLRIYTTLDSRMQNHAEVALHERMKALQSSFDNFWRNRGQNPWVDEKGEEIPDFINTQIKRTEVYKTLHNRYHGNQAQIEAALNLKRPMKVFTWKHDDGDTTLVMSSLDSLAYYKHFLQAGMMTMDPYTGSIKAWVGGLDYRFFQYDHVKQGRRQAGSTFKPFVYLTALDNGYSPCDRIRDQRVTIKYVENGKPMEWQPDNVTREYTGLNMTLRHAMARSVNSVTAQLTELVGWDKVAVYARKVGITSPLLPVPSIGLGSAGDVSVYEMVNAYSTFMNTGFRSTPRLITRIEDRHGNVIQQFDPVQRRAISPETAWLMTYMLRGGMEEPGGTSQALWDYDLWHKDNQIGGKTGTTSNYSDGWYMGLTKDLVTGVWVGGEDRSIHFVGSQQGEGGRTALPIFGKYMEKIYQDKSLGYDYGHFPAPTVKINKKYTCVSPSEPRRREAAVDTIAADNLLERMNGAGGPPDSVR from the coding sequence ATGGCCGTTCCTTCCCCGCCAATTCCATCCGCGTCGCCGGCGCGCGTGCCCATCCCTTCCGGCCGCTGGCCGCGCCGCCTGGTGCGGTGGGCCTGGGCGCTGTTCGGGCTGAGCTTGGTGCTCTTTCTAGTATATCCTATCCTGGTCAGCACCAACTTTTTGTTCCTGTTTGGGAAGTCGCCGAGCTTGGCCGAGCTGGAAAGCCCCAAGGTGGAGCAGGCCTCCGAATTGTTCACTTCCGACGGGGTGCTGATGGGCAGGTACTTTCGCGAAAACCGCTCGCCGGTGCCGCTGAGTAAGATTTCGCCGGTGCTCATCAAGGCCCTGGTGGCGACGGAAGACGTGCGCTTCTACGAGCACGCCGGCATCGACGGGCCAGCCCTGCTGGGGGCCCTGGCGGCGGCCGTGCGCGGCGAAAAGCGCGGCGGCTCGACCCTCACTCAGCAGCTGGCCAAAAACTTGTACAAAACCCGGCGCGGCGAAACCCGCGGCGGCCTCGGCCACGTGCCCGGCCTGAGCACGCTCATCAGCAAAACCAAGGAGTGGCTGACGGCCGTGGAGTTGGAGCGCCGCTACACGAAGCAGGAAATCCTGCGCATGTACCTGAACACGGTGGAGTACGGCTCGAACGCCTACGGCATCAAGGTGGCGGCCAAAACGTACTTCAATACCTCGCCCGACAGCCTCTCGGTCGTGCAGGCGGCCATGCTGGTGGGCGTGCTGAACAACCCCACGGCCTACAACCCGCGCTTCCACCCCGAAGCCGCCCGCCGCCGCCGCAACGTGGTGCTGGAGCGCATGGGCCAGGCCGGTATTCTGAAAGCCAGCGAGGTAGGGCCCCTGCAAGCCCAGCCCGTGGCGCTGGACTACCACGTGGAGCGCCACATCGACGGGCCCGACAACTACTTCCGCGGGGCTATTGGCCAGCTCGTTACCAAGTGGTGCGACGACCACGACCTGGACCTGTACCGCGACGGCCTGCGCATCTACACCACCCTCGACTCGCGGATGCAAAACCATGCCGAAGTGGCCTTGCACGAGCGCATGAAGGCCTTGCAGAGTAGCTTCGACAACTTCTGGCGCAACCGCGGCCAAAACCCTTGGGTGGACGAAAAAGGTGAGGAAATCCCCGACTTCATCAATACCCAAATCAAGCGCACCGAGGTTTATAAAACCCTCCATAACCGCTACCACGGCAACCAGGCCCAGATTGAGGCGGCCCTGAACCTGAAGCGCCCCATGAAGGTGTTCACCTGGAAGCACGACGACGGCGACACTACGCTGGTGATGTCGTCGCTCGATTCGCTGGCCTATTACAAGCACTTTTTGCAGGCCGGCATGATGACGATGGACCCCTACACGGGCTCTATCAAGGCCTGGGTGGGGGGGCTGGACTACCGCTTTTTTCAGTACGACCACGTGAAGCAGGGCCGCCGCCAGGCCGGCTCCACCTTCAAGCCCTTCGTGTACCTCACGGCCCTCGACAACGGCTACTCGCCCTGCGACCGCATCCGGGACCAGCGCGTGACCATTAAGTACGTCGAAAACGGCAAGCCCATGGAGTGGCAGCCCGACAATGTGACCCGCGAGTACACGGGCCTCAACATGACGCTGCGCCACGCCATGGCCCGCTCCGTCAACTCCGTCACAGCCCAGCTGACGGAGCTGGTGGGCTGGGACAAAGTAGCGGTGTACGCCCGCAAGGTGGGCATTACCAGCCCGTTGCTACCGGTGCCGAGCATTGGCCTGGGCTCGGCCGGCGATGTGAGCGTGTACGAGATGGTGAACGCCTACAGCACGTTCATGAACACGGGGTTTCGCTCCACGCCCCGCCTCATCACCCGCATCGAGGACCGCCACGGCAACGTCATCCAGCAGTTCGATCCCGTGCAACGCCGCGCCATTTCGCCCGAAACGGCCTGGCTGATGACCTATATGCTGCGCGGCGGCATGGAGGAGCCCGGCGGCACCTCGCAGGCCCTGTGGGACTACGACCTCTGGCACAAGGACAATCAAATTGGTGGCAAAACCGGCACCACCTCCAACTACTCCGACGGCTGGTACATGGGCCTCACCAAAGACCTCGTAACCGGCGTGTGGGTGGGCGGCGAAGATCGCAGCATCCACTTCGTGGGCTCGCAGCAGGGGGAGGGCGGCCGCACGGCCCTGCCCATCTTCGGCAAGTACATGGAGAAGATTTACCAGGACAAATCCCTAGGCTACGACTACGGCCACTTCCCCGCTCCCACGGTCAAAATCAACAAAAAGTACACCTGCGTATCGCCCAGCGAGCCCCGCCGCCGCGAAGCCGCCGTGGATACCATCGCCGCCGACAACCTGCTGGAGCGCATGAATGGCGCCGGCGGCCCGCCGGATAGCGTGCGCTAA